From Streptomyces sp. NBC_01460, a single genomic window includes:
- the egtB gene encoding ergothioneine biosynthesis protein EgtB — translation MTDIPAPHTGREEPEAEALRERALAALLTARERTALLTDSVDDHELTAQHSPLMSPLVWDLAHIGNQEELWLLRAVGGREAMRPEIDGLYDAFEHSRASRPSLPLLAPAEARTYASDVRGRALDILGGAPLHGGGRPLERAGFAFGMVAQHEQQHDETMLITHQLRSGPAVLDAPEPPAPVGPVTLPAEVLVPGGPFTMGTSTEPWALDNERPAHRRDVAAFHIDTAPVTCGAYERFIEDGGYTDARWWAPEGWAMVREHDLVSPLFWHRDAGQWLRRRFGVTEPVTADEPVLHVSWYEADAYARWAGRRLPTEAEWEKAARHDPASGRSLRYPWGDEDPTPERANLGQRHLRPAAAGAYAAGRSPAGAGQMIGDVWEWTSSDFLPYPGFAAFPYREYSEVFFGPGHKVLRGGSFAVDAVACRGTFRNWDLPVRRQIFSGFRTARDA, via the coding sequence ATGACTGACATTCCTGCTCCGCACACCGGCCGGGAAGAACCCGAAGCCGAGGCGCTGCGCGAGCGCGCCCTGGCCGCACTCCTCACCGCGCGCGAGCGCACCGCTCTTCTCACCGACAGCGTCGACGACCACGAGCTCACCGCGCAGCACTCCCCCTTGATGTCGCCCCTGGTCTGGGACCTGGCACACATCGGCAACCAGGAGGAGCTCTGGCTGCTGCGGGCGGTCGGCGGCCGCGAGGCGATGCGCCCCGAGATCGACGGGCTGTACGACGCCTTCGAGCACTCCCGGGCCAGCCGGCCCTCGCTCCCCCTCCTGGCCCCCGCGGAGGCCCGGACCTACGCCTCCGACGTGCGCGGCCGGGCCCTGGACATCCTCGGAGGTGCTCCGCTCCACGGTGGGGGACGTCCGCTGGAGCGGGCCGGGTTCGCCTTCGGCATGGTGGCCCAGCACGAGCAGCAGCACGACGAGACGATGCTGATCACGCATCAGCTCCGCTCGGGACCGGCGGTCCTCGACGCCCCGGAGCCTCCGGCACCCGTCGGCCCCGTCACGCTCCCGGCCGAAGTCCTCGTCCCCGGAGGACCGTTCACCATGGGGACCTCCACCGAGCCCTGGGCGCTGGACAACGAACGTCCGGCGCACCGGCGCGACGTGGCCGCGTTCCACATCGACACCGCCCCCGTCACCTGCGGCGCGTACGAGCGCTTCATCGAGGACGGCGGTTACACCGACGCACGCTGGTGGGCGCCCGAGGGCTGGGCGATGGTCCGTGAACACGACCTGGTCTCCCCCCTGTTCTGGCACAGGGACGCCGGGCAGTGGCTGCGGCGGCGCTTCGGGGTGACCGAGCCCGTGACGGCGGACGAGCCGGTGCTCCACGTCAGCTGGTACGAGGCGGACGCGTACGCACGCTGGGCGGGCCGGCGCCTGCCGACCGAGGCCGAGTGGGAGAAGGCCGCGCGTCACGACCCCGCCTCCGGGCGTTCGCTGCGCTACCCCTGGGGCGACGAGGACCCGACGCCCGAGCGGGCCAATCTGGGCCAGCGCCATCTGCGGCCCGCCGCCGCCGGCGCGTACGCGGCCGGCCGGTCACCGGCGGGCGCGGGCCAGATGATCGGTGACGTGTGGGAATGGACGTCGAGCGACTTCCTGCCCTATCCCGGCTTCGCCGCGTTCCCGTACCGCGAGTACTCGGAGGTGTTCTTCGGCCCCGGCCACAAGGTGCTGCGCGGTGGTTCCTTCGCCGTGGACGCGGTGGCGTGCCGGGGCACCTTCCGCAACTGGGACCTGCCGGTCCGCCGCCAGATCTTCTCCGGCTTCCGTACCGCGAGGGATGCCTGA
- a CDS encoding extracellular solute-binding protein → MKIRKLAGAVALVSSVTLSGCGLLPGVGSDGSTVTVWLMKGSASQSFLDRFKESYEAEHPSIELEFKIQEWGGIGPKVLKALDGDDAPDVIEVGNTQVAQYAESGELRDLTLESMRDLGGEDWLPGLAEPGKVNGAQYGIPWYAANRVVIYNKDLFTEAGITELPKTREEWVEVTERLNAAGRQGIYLAGQNWYVLAGFVWDEGGELADDDSGDWRGALDSPAALRGMDFYKTLQAFGEGPTDADEQTPPETDVFAEGTVAQIISVPGSAALIEQQNPELKGKLGYFPIPGKSAKKPGAVFTGGSDLIVPEGADQRGEGIEVVKALAGAKWQTELARAMSYVPNKPALAKVVEGQEGTAAMAEGATEGRATPNSPFWPAVEADNPIKPYMTAVLEGGDPAEEAKKASDRITSKLITG, encoded by the coding sequence GTGAAGATCCGCAAACTGGCCGGAGCCGTCGCGCTCGTTTCCTCCGTCACGCTGAGCGGCTGCGGTCTCCTCCCCGGCGTGGGTTCCGACGGCAGCACGGTGACCGTGTGGCTGATGAAGGGCAGCGCCTCCCAGAGCTTCCTGGACCGCTTCAAGGAGTCCTACGAGGCCGAGCACCCGTCGATCGAACTGGAGTTCAAGATCCAGGAGTGGGGCGGCATCGGGCCCAAGGTCCTGAAGGCGCTCGACGGCGACGACGCACCGGATGTCATCGAGGTCGGCAACACCCAGGTCGCCCAGTACGCGGAGAGCGGCGAGCTCCGTGACCTCACCCTGGAGTCCATGCGCGACCTGGGCGGGGAGGACTGGCTCCCGGGACTCGCCGAGCCGGGCAAGGTCAACGGCGCACAGTACGGAATCCCCTGGTACGCGGCGAACCGCGTGGTGATCTACAACAAGGACCTCTTCACGGAGGCGGGGATCACCGAACTCCCCAAGACCCGTGAGGAGTGGGTGGAGGTCACCGAGAGGCTGAACGCCGCCGGCCGGCAGGGCATCTACCTCGCCGGACAGAACTGGTACGTACTCGCCGGGTTCGTCTGGGACGAGGGCGGCGAACTGGCCGACGACGACAGCGGCGACTGGCGGGGCGCGCTCGACTCCCCGGCCGCGCTGCGGGGCATGGACTTCTACAAGACGCTGCAGGCGTTCGGCGAGGGACCGACGGACGCCGACGAGCAGACACCCCCGGAGACCGATGTGTTCGCCGAGGGCACGGTCGCCCAGATCATCTCCGTGCCCGGGAGCGCCGCGCTCATCGAACAGCAGAACCCGGAACTCAAGGGCAAGCTCGGCTACTTCCCCATTCCCGGCAAGAGCGCCAAGAAGCCGGGCGCGGTCTTCACCGGCGGGTCGGACCTGATCGTGCCGGAGGGGGCCGACCAGCGGGGCGAGGGCATCGAGGTCGTCAAGGCCCTCGCGGGGGCGAAGTGGCAGACGGAGCTCGCCCGGGCCATGAGCTACGTGCCCAACAAGCCCGCCCTCGCGAAGGTGGTCGAAGGCCAGGAAGGGACCGCGGCGATGGCCGAGGGCGCCACCGAGGGCCGCGCGACCCCCAACTCGCCCTTCTGGCCTGCCGTGGAGGCGGACAACCCGATCAAGCCGTACATGACGGCGGTGCTGGAGGGCGGCGATCCGGCGGAGGAGGCGAAGAAGGCGTCCGACCGCATCACGTCCAAGCTGATCACCGGCTGA
- a CDS encoding dodecin, with amino-acid sequence MSNHTYRVTEIVGTSEEGIDAAIRNGIARASETLHNLDWFEMTQVRGHIENGRIAHYQVGLKVGFRLDGDA; translated from the coding sequence ATGTCTAATCACACCTACCGGGTCACCGAGATCGTAGGAACCTCCGAGGAGGGCATCGACGCGGCGATCCGGAACGGCATCGCAAGAGCCTCCGAAACGTTGCACAATCTCGACTGGTTCGAGATGACCCAGGTCCGCGGTCATATCGAGAACGGCCGGATCGCCCATTACCAGGTGGGGCTCAAGGTCGGTTTCCGGCTCGACGGGGACGCCTGA
- a CDS encoding lysophospholipid acyltransferase family protein — translation MSSWLPVAPCTPRRCTHHEGATRAPLLAAALLCAGGALTLLGVLCVPAVLLLGPSHRDLLIRRWAYAVVRAFGVRVQVTGEPYGPDRPTAGELVVANHVSWLDIPLVAAVLPARMVAKSEIRNWPLLGPLAALGGTLFIERDRLRTLPDTVRALAGALAAGSRVAVFPQGSTRCGRCGGGHFRPAAFQAAIDAGSAVRPVRISYRTTGTDAAGAVAFVGDDPLAASLWRVVTAAGLTAEISILPPVPAGAVHGRRGLACAAQSAVARDSANLPASSVHH, via the coding sequence ATGAGCTCCTGGCTGCCCGTCGCCCCCTGCACGCCGCGCCGCTGCACGCACCACGAGGGCGCCACACGGGCCCCACTGCTCGCCGCGGCCCTGCTGTGCGCCGGAGGCGCCCTCACCCTCCTGGGCGTGCTCTGTGTGCCCGCCGTGCTGCTCCTGGGGCCCTCGCACCGCGACCTGCTCATCCGCCGCTGGGCGTACGCCGTGGTCAGGGCCTTCGGCGTACGCGTACAGGTCACCGGTGAGCCGTACGGACCGGATCGGCCGACGGCGGGGGAGCTGGTGGTCGCCAACCACGTCTCCTGGCTGGACATCCCGCTCGTCGCGGCGGTGCTCCCCGCCCGGATGGTCGCCAAGAGCGAGATACGGAACTGGCCGCTGCTCGGACCGCTCGCCGCGCTCGGCGGCACACTGTTCATCGAGAGGGACCGGCTGCGGACCCTGCCGGACACGGTACGGGCCCTGGCCGGGGCGCTGGCCGCCGGATCGCGGGTGGCGGTGTTCCCGCAGGGCAGCACCCGGTGCGGCCGGTGCGGCGGCGGGCACTTCCGGCCCGCCGCCTTCCAGGCGGCGATCGACGCGGGCTCCGCCGTCCGCCCGGTACGCATCAGCTACCGGACGACGGGGACGGACGCGGCGGGAGCCGTCGCGTTCGTCGGGGACGACCCGCTCGCCGCCTCGCTGTGGCGCGTGGTGACCGCCGCCGGGCTCACCGCCGAGATAAGCATCCTGCCGCCGGTCCCCGCCGGAGCCGTGCACGGCCGGCGGGGACTGGCGTGCGCGGCTCAGTCCGCCGTCGCCAGGGACAGCGCGAACCTGCCCGCCTCGTCCGTCCACCACTGA
- a CDS encoding excinuclease ABC subunit UvrA, giving the protein MSTPHDPYVRVRGAREHNLRDVDVDIPRDTLAVFTGVSGSGKSSLAFGTIYAEAQRRYFESVAPYARRLIHQVGAPDVGEITGLPPAVSLEQRRSAPGSRSSVGTVTTLSNSLRMLFSRAGDYPPGAERLDSDSFSPNTAAGACPECHGLGRIHRTTEELLVPDPSLSIRDGAIAAWPGAWQGKNLRDVLDALGYDIGRPWRELEPADREWILFTEEQPVVTVHPVRDAGRIQRPYQGTYMSARRYVMHTFADTRSRSLRAKAERFLTSAPCPVCGGGRLRAEAMAVTFAGRTIADLVALPLTALTEVLLEAGGASDTARVLTADLLSRIEPVTELGLGYLSLDRTAPSLSSGELQRLRLATQLRSGLFGVVYVLDEPSAGLHPADTESLLGVLGRLKQAGNTVFVVEHQMDVVRQADWLVDVGPLAGEHGGRVLHSGPPADLAGVTGSATRRFLFDEDPVPAREPRDPSGWITLRGVDLHNVRGVDAAFPLGVLTAVTGVSGSGKSTLVGQVLAGVLADRRPAEAAEDPAGPVVRGCASAEGLEAVDRLVQVDQKPIGRTPRSNLATYTGLFDVVRKLFAETETARARKYRAGRFSFNVAGGRCETCQGEGFVSVELLFLPSTYAPCPDCHGARYNPQTLDVTLRGLTIAGVLDLTVEAAAGFLAGTPAAERSLRALLDVGLGYLRLGQPATELSGGEAQRIKLATELQRARRGHTLYLLDEPTTGLHPADVEVLMRQLHGLVDAGNTVVVVEHDMAVVAGADRVIDLGPGGGDRGGRIVATGTPREVAGAAGSRTAAYLAKALRTG; this is encoded by the coding sequence ATGTCCACCCCCCATGATCCCTACGTCCGGGTGCGCGGCGCGCGCGAGCACAACCTCCGCGATGTGGACGTCGACATCCCGCGCGACACCCTCGCGGTCTTCACCGGTGTCTCCGGGTCGGGGAAGTCCTCCCTGGCGTTCGGGACGATCTACGCGGAGGCGCAGCGGCGTTACTTCGAGTCGGTCGCCCCGTACGCCCGCCGGCTGATCCACCAGGTGGGGGCTCCCGATGTCGGTGAGATCACCGGCCTGCCGCCCGCGGTGTCCCTGGAGCAGCGCCGGTCGGCGCCCGGGTCGCGCTCCTCGGTGGGTACGGTCACCACGCTCTCCAACTCCCTGCGGATGCTCTTCTCCCGCGCCGGTGACTACCCGCCGGGCGCCGAGCGCCTCGACTCCGACTCCTTCTCGCCGAACACGGCGGCCGGAGCGTGCCCCGAGTGCCACGGGCTGGGGCGGATCCACCGCACCACCGAGGAACTGCTCGTACCGGACCCGTCGTTGTCGATCCGGGACGGGGCGATCGCGGCCTGGCCGGGAGCCTGGCAGGGCAAGAACCTCCGTGATGTGCTGGATGCCCTCGGATACGACATCGGGCGTCCCTGGCGGGAGTTGGAGCCGGCGGACCGCGAGTGGATCCTGTTCACCGAGGAGCAGCCGGTGGTGACGGTCCATCCGGTGCGGGACGCGGGACGCATCCAACGCCCTTACCAAGGCACGTACATGAGCGCGCGCCGCTATGTGATGCACACCTTCGCGGACACCAGGAGCCGGTCGTTGCGCGCGAAGGCGGAGCGCTTCCTGACGAGCGCGCCGTGTCCGGTGTGCGGGGGCGGCCGGCTGCGGGCGGAGGCCATGGCGGTCACCTTCGCGGGCCGTACGATCGCCGACCTCGTCGCGCTCCCCCTCACCGCCCTGACGGAGGTGCTGCTGGAGGCGGGCGGCGCGAGCGACACCGCGCGGGTGCTGACGGCCGATCTGCTGTCCAGGATCGAGCCGGTCACCGAGCTCGGTCTCGGCTACCTCAGCCTGGACCGTACGGCCCCCTCCCTCTCCTCCGGCGAGCTGCAGCGGCTGCGGCTCGCCACGCAGCTGAGGTCGGGGCTGTTCGGCGTCGTCTACGTACTGGACGAGCCGTCGGCGGGCCTGCACCCCGCCGACACGGAGTCGCTGCTCGGCGTGCTCGGCAGGCTCAAGCAGGCGGGAAACACGGTGTTCGTGGTGGAGCACCAGATGGATGTGGTGCGGCAGGCCGACTGGCTGGTGGACGTGGGGCCCCTGGCGGGCGAGCACGGGGGCAGGGTGCTGCACAGCGGCCCCCCGGCGGACCTCGCGGGTGTGACCGGGTCCGCGACCCGGCGCTTCCTCTTCGACGAGGACCCCGTACCGGCCCGGGAACCTCGCGATCCTTCCGGCTGGATCACGCTGCGCGGGGTCGATCTGCACAATGTGCGCGGCGTCGACGCCGCGTTCCCGCTCGGCGTGCTGACGGCGGTCACCGGTGTGTCCGGGTCGGGCAAGTCGACCCTCGTCGGCCAGGTCCTGGCGGGTGTGCTCGCCGACCGCCGGCCGGCGGAGGCGGCCGAGGACCCTGCGGGACCGGTGGTGCGGGGCTGTGCGTCGGCGGAGGGCCTGGAAGCGGTGGACCGGCTCGTGCAGGTCGACCAGAAGCCCATCGGCCGTACCCCGCGGTCCAACCTGGCCACGTACACCGGGCTGTTCGACGTCGTGCGGAAGCTCTTCGCGGAGACGGAGACGGCGCGGGCCAGGAAGTACCGCGCGGGCCGGTTCTCGTTCAATGTGGCGGGCGGGCGGTGCGAGACCTGTCAGGGAGAGGGGTTCGTCTCGGTCGAGCTGCTGTTCCTGCCCAGCACGTATGCTCCCTGCCCGGACTGCCACGGTGCGCGCTACAACCCGCAGACCCTCGACGTCACCCTGCGCGGCCTCACGATCGCCGGGGTGCTGGACCTGACGGTGGAGGCGGCCGCCGGATTCCTCGCCGGGACCCCTGCGGCCGAGCGCAGTCTGCGGGCCCTTCTCGACGTGGGGCTCGGCTATCTGCGCCTGGGGCAGCCGGCCACCGAGCTGTCGGGCGGTGAGGCGCAGCGGATCAAGCTCGCCACCGAGCTCCAGCGCGCCCGGCGGGGGCACACGCTGTACCTGCTGGACGAGCCGACGACCGGGCTGCACCCCGCCGATGTGGAGGTGCTGATGCGGCAGTTGCACGGCCTGGTGGACGCGGGCAACACGGTGGTGGTCGTGGAGCACGACATGGCGGTGGTGGCCGGCGCCGACCGGGTGATCGACCTGGGCCCGGGGGGCGGGGACCGTGGCGGCCGGATCGTCGCCACCGGGACACCGCGGGAGGTCGCCGGCGCGGCGGGGAGCCGTACGGCCGCTTACCTGGCCAAGGCGTTGCGGACGGGCTGA
- a CDS encoding DUF6381 family protein → MSVAGESGGRAKQLRDKAQELNEAAERATDPEQRQRLQDKARRLREQSKQESSMTDRGMDPMV, encoded by the coding sequence ATGAGCGTTGCAGGTGAGTCCGGCGGTCGAGCCAAGCAGCTGCGGGACAAGGCGCAGGAACTCAACGAGGCCGCGGAACGCGCCACCGATCCGGAGCAGCGGCAGCGGCTCCAGGACAAGGCCCGCCGCCTGCGCGAGCAGAGCAAGCAGGAGAGCTCCATGACCGACCGTGGCATGGACCCGATGGTGTAG
- the egtC gene encoding ergothioneine biosynthesis protein EgtC codes for MCRHIAYLGPPVALGEVLTSPAHSLVRQSWEPRRQRNGTVNADGFGVGWYADGDPVPGRYRRTGPVWGDETFADLARVVRSTALLAAVRDATFAGADGEAAAAPFAEGRLLFSHNGAVRGWPGSLAPLAGALPPERLLALAARSDSALIWALVLHRTAQGDEIGQAVADTVLDVAAAAPGSRLNLLLTDGSTIVATTWGDSLWYLHEPGRRTAVASEPYDDDPFWREVPDHTLLAATRTDVLLTPLKEPTA; via the coding sequence ATGTGCCGCCATATCGCTTACCTGGGGCCCCCGGTGGCTCTCGGAGAGGTGCTCACCTCCCCCGCCCACAGCCTGGTGCGCCAGTCGTGGGAACCGAGGCGCCAGCGGAACGGGACGGTCAACGCCGACGGATTCGGGGTGGGCTGGTACGCGGACGGGGACCCGGTCCCGGGCCGCTACCGCCGCACCGGGCCCGTCTGGGGCGACGAGACGTTCGCCGACCTGGCCCGGGTGGTGCGCAGCACCGCCCTGCTCGCGGCGGTCCGCGACGCGACGTTCGCCGGGGCGGACGGAGAGGCGGCCGCCGCTCCCTTCGCCGAGGGGCGTCTGCTGTTCAGCCACAACGGTGCGGTACGGGGATGGCCCGGCTCCCTGGCGCCGCTGGCCGGTGCACTGCCGCCCGAGCGGCTGCTCGCCCTCGCGGCGCGGAGCGATTCGGCCCTGATCTGGGCCCTGGTGCTCCACCGGACGGCGCAGGGTGACGAGATAGGTCAGGCGGTCGCCGACACCGTGCTCGACGTCGCCGCCGCCGCCCCCGGTTCACGGCTCAATCTGCTGCTCACCGACGGTTCCACGATCGTGGCGACCACGTGGGGCGACTCCCTCTGGTATCTGCACGAACCCGGCCGCCGCACGGCGGTGGCCTCGGAGCCGTACGACGACGATCCGTTCTGGCGCGAGGTCCCGGACCACACCCTGCTGGCCGCGACACGCACCGACGTCCTGCTGACCCCGCTCAAGGAGCCCACCGCGTGA
- a CDS encoding type 1 glutamine amidotransferase domain-containing protein produces the protein MTDDLGGRRVLAIVTNYGVEQDELVLPVRRMREAGATVDIAAVSTDPVRTLVGDKDPGETVRPSLTLSDADPADYDLLLVPGGTLNADTLRLQDATDRIVRSFTTTGRPVAAICHGPWVLVESDVVRDKTLTSYPSLRTDIRNAGGSWVDESVVKDDGGGWTLITSRTPKDLDDFIGAIGRELSAA, from the coding sequence ATGACTGACGACCTCGGCGGACGCCGCGTACTCGCGATCGTGACCAATTACGGCGTCGAACAGGACGAACTCGTACTGCCCGTACGGCGGATGCGTGAGGCCGGTGCCACGGTGGACATCGCGGCTGTCTCCACGGACCCCGTCCGGACGCTCGTGGGCGACAAGGATCCGGGTGAGACCGTGCGGCCCTCGCTCACCCTCTCCGACGCGGATCCGGCCGACTACGACCTGCTGCTCGTACCCGGCGGAACCCTCAACGCCGACACCCTGCGCCTCCAGGACGCCACCGACCGGATCGTCCGCTCGTTCACGACGACGGGCCGGCCGGTCGCCGCCATCTGCCACGGCCCCTGGGTACTCGTCGAGTCGGACGTCGTCAGGGACAAGACCCTCACCTCCTATCCCTCGCTCCGGACGGACATCCGGAACGCGGGCGGCAGCTGGGTGGACGAGTCGGTCGTCAAGGACGACGGCGGCGGGTGGACCCTGATCACCTCGCGCACACCCAAGGACCTGGACGACTTCATCGGCGCGATCGGCAGGGAACTCTCGGCGGCCTAA
- a CDS encoding GNAT family N-acetyltransferase → MTVQPLALPTPAPAGVPAPRPAATSAYRVALATCQDDVRAAQRLRHLVFAGELGARLDSAEPGLDSDAFDAHCDHLLVRETSTGEVVATYRLLPPEGARRAGGLYAESEFDLARLAPIRDDLVEVGRSCVHPAHRDGAVIALIWAGLARYMERTGHTWLAGCCSVPLADGGALAARSWDTVRTHNLAPEEYWVTPHRLWDTTGHPGGGAGGRAGLPPLLRGYLRLGAWVCGAPAHDPDFGVADLYVLLSMRRTDPRYLRHFLSLAPLR, encoded by the coding sequence ATGACCGTGCAGCCCCTCGCCCTCCCGACCCCCGCACCCGCCGGCGTACCCGCGCCCCGGCCCGCCGCCACCTCGGCGTACCGGGTCGCCCTGGCCACCTGCCAGGACGACGTACGGGCCGCCCAGCGCCTGCGCCATCTCGTGTTCGCCGGAGAGCTCGGAGCCCGGCTCGACAGCGCCGAACCCGGCCTGGACAGCGACGCCTTCGACGCCCACTGCGACCACCTGCTGGTGCGCGAGACGTCCACCGGCGAGGTCGTCGCCACCTACCGGCTGCTGCCGCCCGAGGGCGCCAGGCGCGCGGGCGGCCTCTACGCGGAGAGCGAGTTCGACCTCGCCCGCCTCGCCCCGATCCGCGACGACCTCGTCGAGGTGGGCAGGTCCTGCGTCCACCCCGCCCACCGGGACGGCGCCGTCATCGCCCTGATATGGGCCGGGCTCGCCCGGTACATGGAGCGCACCGGCCACACCTGGCTGGCCGGCTGCTGCTCCGTACCCCTCGCCGACGGAGGCGCGCTGGCCGCCAGGAGCTGGGACACCGTACGGACCCACAACCTGGCGCCCGAGGAGTACTGGGTCACCCCGCACCGCCTGTGGGACACCACGGGCCACCCCGGAGGCGGGGCGGGAGGCCGGGCAGGTCTCCCACCGCTGCTCCGCGGTTACCTGCGGCTCGGCGCGTGGGTCTGCGGAGCTCCCGCCCACGACCCCGACTTCGGCGTCGCCGACCTCTACGTCCTGCTCTCGATGCGCCGCACCGACCCACGCTACCTGCGCCACTTCCTCTCGCTGGCACCGCTGCGATGA
- a CDS encoding plasmid stabilization protein, which translates to MPAGSSSKRERQYEHIKESAEDRGTSTKRAKEIAARTVNKERARSGESRTASPASLRDPKSSSERGGQRSHSGAQGPTKDQLYEEAKKRNVEGRSSMTKEQLRKALGR; encoded by the coding sequence ATGCCCGCAGGATCCAGCTCCAAGCGCGAACGCCAGTACGAGCACATCAAGGAGAGTGCCGAGGACCGCGGCACCTCCACGAAGCGCGCGAAGGAGATCGCGGCGCGGACCGTCAACAAGGAGCGGGCCCGCTCGGGAGAGTCCAGGACGGCGAGCCCGGCTTCGCTACGGGATCCCAAATCGTCCTCCGAGCGCGGAGGGCAGCGGTCGCACAGCGGCGCACAGGGTCCCACGAAGGACCAGTTGTACGAGGAGGCCAAGAAGCGCAACGTCGAGGGCCGCTCCTCGATGACCAAGGAGCAGCTGCGCAAGGCCCTCGGGCGTTAG
- the egtD gene encoding L-histidine N(alpha)-methyltransferase, which produces MSPFLLTRTLPADATDAALRADVRSGLTRHPKTLPPKWFYDARGSDLFEEITRLAEYYPTRAEREILVARAGEIAKVSGARTLIELGSGSSEKTRHLLDALPDLHTYVPVDVSESALAGAAEALLAERPELDVHALVADFTHDLELPESPGPRLVAFLGGTLGNLLPEERAEFLRSVRTRLAPGDGLLLGTDLVKDEATLVAAYDDAAGVTAAFNKNVLAVVNRELGADFPPDAFDHVALWDADHEWIEMRLRARRALTVKIRELDLVVRFEEGEELRTEISAKFREERVREELAASGLRLDQWWTDEAGRFALSLATAD; this is translated from the coding sequence GTGAGTCCCTTCCTGCTGACCCGCACCCTGCCTGCGGACGCCACGGACGCGGCGCTGCGCGCCGATGTGCGGAGCGGTCTGACCCGGCACCCGAAGACGCTGCCGCCCAAGTGGTTCTACGACGCGCGCGGCAGCGACCTCTTCGAGGAGATCACCCGGCTGGCCGAGTACTACCCGACACGCGCCGAACGGGAGATCCTCGTCGCCCGTGCCGGTGAGATCGCCAAGGTGTCCGGGGCGAGGACCCTGATCGAGCTGGGGTCCGGATCCTCGGAGAAGACCAGGCACCTGCTGGACGCGCTGCCGGACCTGCACACCTACGTGCCGGTCGATGTCAGCGAGAGCGCACTCGCCGGGGCGGCCGAGGCGCTGCTGGCCGAACGCCCGGAGCTCGACGTGCACGCGCTCGTCGCCGATTTCACCCATGACCTGGAACTGCCCGAGAGCCCCGGCCCGCGGCTGGTGGCGTTCCTCGGCGGCACGCTGGGGAATCTGCTTCCGGAGGAGCGCGCGGAGTTCCTGCGCTCCGTACGGACGCGGCTCGCGCCCGGGGACGGGCTGCTGCTCGGTACGGACCTGGTCAAGGACGAGGCGACGCTCGTGGCCGCGTACGACGACGCGGCCGGGGTGACCGCAGCGTTCAACAAGAACGTGCTGGCGGTGGTGAACCGCGAGCTGGGGGCGGACTTCCCGCCCGACGCGTTCGACCATGTGGCCCTCTGGGACGCGGATCACGAATGGATCGAGATGCGGCTGCGCGCGCGCCGGGCGCTGACGGTCAAGATCCGTGAGCTGGACCTCGTGGTCCGGTTCGAGGAGGGCGAGGAGCTGCGGACGGAGATCTCGGCCAAGTTCCGCGAGGAGCGGGTGCGGGAGGAGCTGGCCGCGTCCGGCCTGCGGCTGGATCAGTGGTGGACGGACGAGGCGGGCAGGTTCGCGCTGTCCCTGGCGACGGCGGACTGA
- a CDS encoding phosphatase domain-containing protein, whose product MSAYPRPLAVFDLDGTLADSGHRQHFLEGRRRDWARFFSAAPQDPPLEEGVRLVLASAEECEVVYLTGRPERCRRDTLDWLERQGLPLGDVHMRRDGDRRPAGRTKLEVLERLAGKREVRVLVDDDELVCDAAERAGFAVVRARWAVTPRSMKDAQQRRERT is encoded by the coding sequence TTGAGCGCCTACCCCCGGCCGCTGGCCGTATTCGATCTTGACGGAACGCTCGCCGACAGCGGACACCGTCAGCACTTCCTCGAGGGCCGGCGGCGGGACTGGGCGCGGTTCTTCTCGGCGGCACCCCAGGACCCGCCTCTGGAGGAAGGGGTCCGCCTGGTCCTGGCGAGCGCCGAGGAGTGCGAGGTGGTGTACCTGACCGGCCGGCCGGAGCGGTGTCGCCGGGACACCCTGGACTGGCTGGAGCGGCAGGGGTTGCCGCTCGGTGATGTCCACATGAGGCGCGACGGTGACAGGCGGCCGGCCGGCCGCACGAAGCTGGAGGTCCTGGAGCGACTGGCCGGGAAGCGTGAGGTGCGTGTCCTCGTCGACGACGACGAGCTCGTGTGCGACGCGGCCGAGCGGGCCGGCTTCGCGGTCGTACGCGCTCGGTGGGCCGTCACCCCGCGGTCGATGAAGGACGCGCAGCAGCGCCGGGAGCGTACCTGA